From Vanrija pseudolonga chromosome 1, complete sequence, a single genomic window includes:
- the SPBC15D4.02 gene encoding putative transcriptional regulatory protein yields MSASAPERDPGLTSKGRPRQKRVRTVTGCLLCRQRRVKCDERRPRCTNCTRHPSRVCVYQFPQNAEAGPSTPSDEAGHTAGPSWHGMPLPAGQIHSVPSTPGVPPTPAQPAPAAPPPAPELTSVAIALADRPYLSPAYRDLVVERVLMGMMNAEGRAVDVLNPFGSNTALADSLLSRYPIPEKSPLRTIIQCHESLVRHCFTELEHDAESRLVGSTTALLATGLHQKDKQQDLVSNYIAQVRGKRIDQPVTGKLAASAFTLYLSQALSHVPGRWKETLRVGVEWSMARGGPGWVIGVAPPIPGYHGGVLQNVQPLAMAMYSDVTALLVTFASLTDGTLPSLLSVGTRPWLLACRALQVQMAPSMPDLFETLLGTPRIMLPTFATAVSLVARRIGLDGQPDMVKEELEFDVASLRAELEHVWPARLAARQDTRKLQYGGRLWRLGVLIFTMHKAQLYAPATPELQAAVGGFIELATEAAADVGDLSGWIWPVLLVACAAHTPRHRTDLVAFLPLLKSAINDRVNTAICERILSLVYTHHDKGDVFYHVKDAVDDDPSLDILLL; encoded by the exons ATGAGCGCGTCGGCTCCAGAACGAGATCCAGGCCTCACGTCCAAGGGGCGTCCGAGGCAGAAGCGCGTGCGCACAGTCACGGGCTGCCTGCTGTGCCGACAACGGCGCGTCAAGTGCGATGAGCGGAGG CCGCGATGCACAAACTGCACGCGCCACCCGTCGCGCGTGTGCGTGTACCAGTTCCCGCagaacgccgaggcgggaccctcgacgccgagcgacgaggccggccaCACCGCCGGCCCCTCGTGGCACGGCATGCCGCTGCCAGCCGGCCAGATCCACTCGGTGCCGTCGACGCCCGGTGTGCCGCCGACCCCCGCGCAGCCCGcccctgctgcgccgccgcccgcgccagaGCTGACCAgcgtcgccatcgcgctcgcggacAGGCCGTACCTCTCCCCCGCGTACCGCGACCTCgtggtcgagcgcgtgctcATGGGCATGATGAACGCCGAGGGGCGCGCAGTCGACGTGTTGAA TCCGTTCGGGAGCAACACTGCGCTGGCAGACTCGCTGCTGTCCAGG TACCCGATCCCCGAGAAATCGCCCCTGCGGACGATTATCCAGTGCCACGAGTCGCTGGTACGGCACTGcttcaccgagctcgagcacgacgccgagagccgGTTGGTGGGGTCGACaacggcgctgctcgcgacCGGCCTGCATCAGAAGGACAAGCAGCAGGACCTCGTGTCCAACTACATTGCGCAGGTGCGCGGCAAGCGCATCGACCAGCCGGTCAcgggcaagctcgccgcgtcggcaTTTACGCTGTACCTGTCGCAGGCGCTCAGCCACGTCCCCGGCCGGTGGAAGGAGacgctgcgcgtcggcgtcgagtggAGCATGGCGCGCGGTGGCCCCGGGTGGGTCattggcgtcgcgccgcctaTCCCGGGATACCATGGCGGCGTGCTACAGAACGTGCAGCCGCTCGCGATGGCCATGTACTCGGACGTGACGGCACTACTCGTGACTTTTG CCTCGCTGACCGACGGCACGCTCCCTTCGCTCCTGAGCGTCGGCACGCGCCCATGGCTGCTGGCGTGCCGCGCGCTGCAGGTCCAAATGGCGCCGAGCATGCCCGACCTGTTCGAGACGctgctcggcacgccgcggaTAATGCTGCCGACGTTCGCGACGGCCGTGTCGCTCGTCGCGAGGCGCATCGGGCTGGACGGACAGCCGGATAtggtcaaggaggagctcgagttcgacgtcgcgtcgctgcgcgccgagctggagcatGTGTGGCCGGcacgcctcgccgcgcgccaggaTACCCGCAAGCTGCAGTACGGCGGGCGTCTGTGgcgtctcggcgtgctcatcTTCACGATGCACAAGGCGCAGCTGtacgcgccggcgacgccagAGCTGCAGGCCGCTGTCGGCGGGTTTATCGAGctcgcgaccgaggccgcggccgacgtcggcgacctcaGCGGCTGGATCTGGCCTGTGCTTCTCGTCGCGTGTGCCGCGCACACCCCGCGCCACAGGACAGACCTCGTCGCGTTCCTCCCGCTGCTCAAGAGCGCCATCAACGACCGCGTCAACACGGCCATCTGCGAGCGTATCCTGTCGCTCGTGTACACGCACCACGACAAGGGCGACGTCTTCTACCACGTCAAGGatgcggtcgacgacgacccgtcGCTCGACATTCTCCTGTTGTag
- the Ppp1r3b_1 gene encoding Protein phosphatase 1 regulatory subunit 3B, giving the protein MPYTEPTSPIPSPVKTFAPRRRYSQGSPVDTTPVRSVSNPMPSLPRRSPSLGSSVPRLKSLSLATTQPLKPPMAGSSAQGALDAMRSVEAIPRRVPQLASSGSLGLKIHGAHPSEPLGSDSSGGVPTTPTPDGGSVSTLFLNNPPPPKNKSHSAHQPPRLSLGQRPKHGRERGNSATLPSPDNREFIASTYVRPTDLVRKKSGEVVKSSLKVRSMSTPDLGRRNSDGSDTDKKATRSTRDLREHAKSVRFSDRRLESVVLFLREQKVTAISSAAADPSTETEDDNDTDLSDYVHFRTRRNGGRSDDKEVEIDIGSRVPRVRTDFGPGTQGLLDSENVLLERVEIVNGVSLALRGTVIARNVAFQKFIAVRFTLDHWQTVSEVAGQHVVHIPSGTTGDEGWDRFGFTVRLDDFKRKIEERSLEICVRYNCDGHEWWDSNSGENYRFTFKRTSIRKPRVGTFLRNSTTEAPSIPVLGRPTRAASDSSNPRNWVFPRSVSEPTRADSPALSPPPAASFQAPAPPNVHTHLALKGWCAPSPPLSPPKKIVFPTSMVPLSLAPTHATAAPAAPSGPSLTLVNGRPATVWTPRVGHNFSWSGEGSGPLITSPTTISSSDSEAASDVTPTATKPRSPEPGSSPESTTSTLDSPVKAPSGSGIHGHNRSSSNLQSLVDSGDDNGLMTPPSSNLSSPPTPSTILPGPLSPSASLSTGDSSPVRDFPSESPSDLALNLQADDIGRTLNAASYQEFLDKFCFFKSPPKVTTPLDDHYAPRANYLPLSGFATSSSGLDLYDGSRLDTPTPTRSYEALDSYPFGGNSSPTVTATSGAGTTPRASPSPSGRSPVTAAYGLPWAPGDGRSPSLAAA; this is encoded by the exons ATGCCATACACCGAACCCACGTCTCCCATTCCGTCCCCTGTTAAAACGTTTGCGCCTCGCAGGCGGTATTCGCAGGGGTCGCCAGTCGACACTACGCCCGTGCGATCAGTGTCCAACCCCATGCCTAgcctccctcgccgctcgccatctCTTGGCTCGTCGGTTCCTCGATTGAAGAGTCTGTCACTGGCAACTACCCAGCCGCTCAAGCCACCAATGGCAGGATCGTCCGCGCAGGGGGCCCTCGACGCAATGCGCTCGGTCGAGGCTATCCCCCGACGCGTTCCTCAACTTGCTTCCTCGGGCAGCCTGGGCCTCAAGATTCACGGTGCCCACCCATCAGAACCATTGGGCTCAGACTCGAGCGGTGGCGTGCCTACCACTCCCACCCCCGATGGTGGTAGCGTTTCAACCTTATTCCTCAACAACCCTCCGCCACCCAAGAACAAGTCGCACTCTGCGCACCAGCCTCCACGATTGAGCCTTGGTCAGCGACCAAAGCAcggtcgcgagcgcggaAACTCGGCGACGTTGCCCTCGCCCGACAACCGCGAGTTCATTGCGTCGACGTATGTGCGTCCCACAGACTTGGTCCGCAAGAAgtcgggcgaggtcgtcaagtCGTCGCTCAAGGTTCGCTCCATGTCGACGCCAGATCTTGGCCGCCGCAACAGCGACGGCTCGGACACGGACAAGAAGGCTACACGCTCTACCCGCGACCTTAGGGAGCACGCCAAGAGCGTCCGCTTCTCTGACCGCAGACTAGAGTCTGTTgtcctcttcctccgcgAGCAAAAGGTCACGGCCATTTCATCGGCTGCCGCCGATCCCTCTACGGAGACAGAAGACGACAATGATACCGATCTTTCGGACTATGTCCATTTCCGAACCCGCAGAAATGGCGGCCGATCCGACGACAAGGAAGTCGAGATCGACATTGGAAGCAGAGTCCCCCGCGTCCGCACGGACTTTGGCCCAGGCACCCAGGGCCTGCTCGACTCTGAGAACGTCCTCCTTGAACGCGTCGAGATTGTCAACGGCGTGTCCCTGGCCCTTCGCGGCACTGTCATTGCTCGCAACGTTGCGTTCCAAAAGTTCATCGCCGTGAGGTTCACCCTCGACCACTGGCAGACAGTGTCCGAAGTTGCGGGCCAGCACGTGGTGCACATCCCTTCGGGCACCACGGGCGATGAGGGCTGGGACCGTTTCGGCTTTACTGTGCGGCTGGACGACTTCAAGCGGAAGATTGAAGAGCGATCGCTCGAGATTTGTGTGCGATACAACTGCGACGGGCACGAGTGGTGGGACTCGAACAGCGGCGAGAATTACCGATTCACGTTCAAGCGCACGTCTATCCGCAAGCCGAGGGTTGGCACCTTCCTGCGCAACAGCACCACCGAGGCGCCGTCCATCCCCGTGCTTGGCCGCCCTACCCGCGCCGCAAGCGACAGCTCCAACCCTCGCAACTGGGTCTTTCCGCGCAGTGTGTCCGAGCCGACACGCGCCGACTCGCCAGCGCTTAGTCCCCCACCTGCCGCTTCGTTCCAGGCACCTGCTCCCCCGAATGTccacacccaccttgccCTCAAGGGCTGGTGCGCTCCCTCGCCACCACTGTCGCCACCCAAGAAGATTGTATTCCCAACCAGCATGGTGCCGCTCTCGCTTGCCCCAACGCATGCCACGGCCGCCCCTGCAGCGCCTAGCGGGCCCAGTTTGACGCTCGTCAACGGCCGTCCTGCTACAGTCTGGACGCCCCGTGTTGGACACAACTTTAGCTGGTccggcgagggcagcgggcCCCTCATTACGTCGCCTACTACGATTTCTtcgagcgacagcgaggcagcgagcgatGTGacgcccaccgccaccaAGCCGCGTTCGCCAGAACCGGGTTCGTCGCCCGAgtcgacaacctcgacccTCGACTCGCCGGTCAAGGCGCCCTCTGGCTCGGGCATTCACGGCCACAACCGCAGCTCTTCCAACCTCCAGTCGTTGGTTGACTCTGGTGACGACAATGGGTTGATGACTCCTCCCAGCAGTAACCTCTCGTCGCCTCCTACCCCCAGCACCATCCTCCCTGGTCCTCTGTCGCCATCGGCATCGCTCTCCACTGGCGACTCGTCGCCGGTGCGTGACTTCCCGTCCGAGTCGCCTTCAGACCTGGCACTCAACCTTCAGGCAGATGACATTGGGCGTACGTTAAACGCCGCCTCTTACCAGGAATTC CTTGACAAGTTCTGCTTCTTCAAGTCGCCGCCCAAGGTGACGACGCCACTGGATGACCACTACGCCCCGCGTGCCAACTATCTCCCGCTGTCCGGGTTTGCCACGTCGTCTTCAGGCCTCGATCTGTACGACGGCAGCCGCCTCGACACGcctacgccgacgaggtcttACGAAGCGCTCGACTCGTACCCATTTGGCGGTAACTCTAGCCCGACTGTTACGGCTACAtctggcgccggcaccacaCCTCGCGCGTCACCGTCCCCATCTGGACGCTCGCCCGTAACCGCGGCCTACGGACTGCCCTGGGCTCCTGGAGACGGTCGGTCACCGAGCCTTGCTGCGGCCTAA
- the CGR1 gene encoding rRNA-processing protein CGR1 gives MSDPTPESSTTPRPLVVLEVRASKNGRTHGKAWKSEKTATRRNYISSELKTPFEKRMEREKEKQAMKAVERKMKEEEQAAKDRKVTIIRERRERAAEKARLEAVAAKMSAKKAQRMKKRQGRSKKING, from the exons atgtCCGACCCAACACCAGAATCATCAACCacccctcgccccctcgtcgtgctcgaggttCGCGCGTCCAAGAACGGCCGCACGCACGGCAAGGCGTGGAAGTCGGAGAAGACGGCCACGCGCCGAAACTATATCTCGTCGGAACTCAAGACGCCGTTCGAGAAGCGCATGGAGagggagaaggagaagcaggCTATGAAGGCGGTCGAGAGGAAGatgaaggaggaggagcaggcggccaaggaccg CAAGGTCACCATCATCCGCGAACGCCGCGAGCGTGCAGCCGAgaaggcgcgcctcgaggccgtcgcggccaagatgtcggccaagaaggcccaGCGCATGAAGAAG CGCCAAGGGCGGTCCAAGAAGATCAACGGGTGA
- the rrp5 gene encoding rRNA biogenesis protein rrp5, whose protein sequence is MAPPHASKKRAGGAGASPSAKKQRTERTDRAPRDDHAAPRAAPAFTSALQSEEVDFPRGGGSSFTALETKQIRAEGQREADAEAASSAGKKQPRKVSERHAKRIKKSKSTIDAERAERDKDTIRVEELSYKRLVPGTHVLGRVHTVLPLHLVLSLPNNLLAHVPITEVSATLTAALNKDIDAMSEDEEEEEDDEDTGAPELAELFTPGQYVTAKVLNLFPTASQDFIAQYPVSETTRLAARVELTLIPEKINIEIAKADVEAGFRIVGEVLSKEDKGYRVGLGLEDGAEGFISNDEVVANVEAQVLVPGQLVATTVASLTAGGRVVQLSLNQQTLIHSSITEVSNIGSLLPGQLVSCLVTAVVPSGLNVKIAGFFDGTIDLQHLGLGEADIDDRYKIGKKLKARILYDTVASSERRFALSALPHIFNLASPLAADKKTPLELAVPIGKTLQSVKVIRVIPDWGVICRTDDDLEGFAHISHLADERVASLSASTGQFKPGTYHRARVIGHSPLDGVLLLSFEEKVLNQVFMQVGELEVGQVLKGTIRRLSDKGLFVNVQGSVDGVVWPLHYADIRLKHPEKRFKVGSSIKVRVFAIEPARNRVVLTAKKSLVESDLPVLKSFADVKAGEITPAVVSKILDKGCIVDLFGGLRAFIPQSEASQNFIVNLNDIFFVGKPVNVRITEVNEDSQRLVASVRQALPTAIAAAKLEVGEEVNGIVAQIHAEQVVVSLVPSQLTALLSLSNLSNHRGMGVDELRASLKVGDRIDDLVVVSKNPTSGLLIVANKRVKGTVKAASGVSASARAIDELVVGDVIPGRIIAKNPQGAMVKLGNNVRGRVAPTDSADDLALAAGDGALNVDDTVMCYILKVDAAARNIDLSTRKSRVQPEAKDIKIVDPEIASIADLKEGQAIRGLVRSVAKNGVFVSIGRNVTARVMIKELFDDFVKDWKSRFTVNQLVSGKILSIDADNELVEMTFKSKSSPQKGAKISITDFKEGQKVTAVVKKVEPYGLFLRIDGSNISGLCHKSEISDNKKQDVSQALKGFREGDQVRAVITSVDADKGKLNFSIKASHFTDEFANGKEDGMDVDEEDDVKEEGDDDEDEDDDEDEEGEELKLLGSDDEVEDGEENDDEDDEEEEGDDDDEEESDGEEEEEIDTAPAHSSKAQKRVSTAGGSTALSLAGGFDWSGSKPDGESDSDSDSESDEPAPKASAKANGKKKAVDLAATAPGEGQPETASEFERALLASPNSSFLWIQYMSFQLQLHEVDKARKIGRQALERIAFREEEEKLNVWMALINLEIGFGTDESTEKVFKEAVQYNDARTVYNRYADALIAAGKNELVEPVYQKLLKKFSAFPDSWARFAEFYLKSGNVEAARALLPRALQSLDKSKHVEMTEKMAVLEFKHGDAERGKTLFEGILDRYPKRLDVWNVYVDQVGKTGDIATVRSLIERALARKLTQKRAKFLFKKWLSLESRIGDAAGQDKAKARAREWVQANAKPADDDSEDEEEESDDE, encoded by the exons ATGGCACCACCACACGCAAGCAAGaagcgcgcgggcggcgccggcgcctcgccctcagcAAAGAAGCAGCGCACCGAGCGCACCGACCGCGCACCACGggacgaccacgccgcgccccgcgccgcgccggccttcACCTCGGCACTGCAGTCCGAGGAGGTCGACTtcccccgcggcggcggttcgAGCTTCACCGCCCTCGAGACCAAGCAGatccgcgccgagggccagcgcgaggccgacgccgaggctgccaGCTCCGCCGGCAAGAAGCAGCCGCGCAAGGTCAGCGAGCGCCACGCCAAGCGCATCAAGAAGAGCAAGAGCACTatcgacgccgagcgtgccgagcgcgacaagGACACTATCcgtgtcgaggagctcaGCTACAAGCGTCTGGTACCCGGCACGCATGTGCTCGGCCGCGTCCACACTGTGCTTCCGTTGCATCTCGTCCTCTCGCTCCCCAACAACCTGCTCGCCCACGTGCCCATCACTGAGGTCTCGGCGacgctcaccgccgcgctcaacaaGGACATTGACGCCATGtccgaggatgaggaggaggaggaagacgacgaggacactggcgcccccgagctcgccgagctcttcACCCCAGGGCAGTATGTGACCGCCAAGGTGCTCAACCTGTTCcccaccgccagccaggACTTTATCGCCCAGTACCCTGTGTCTGAGACGACCCGCCTCGCtgcccgtgtcgagctcACCCTCATCCCCGAGAAGATCAACATCGagatcgccaaggccgacgtcgaggcgggcttccgcatcgtcggcgaggttctctccaaggaggacaagggATAccgtgtcggcctcggcctcgaggacggcgccgagggcttCATCTCCAACGACGAGGTTGTGGCCAATGTTGAGG cccaggtcctcgtccccggccagctcgtcgccacgaCTGTCGCGTCGCTCActgccggcggccgcgtcgtccagCTCTCGCTCAACCAGCAGACGCTGATTCACTCCAGCATCACTGAGGTGTCCAACATTGGCTCGCTCCTCCCCGGCCAGCTCGTCTCGTGtctcgtcaccgccgtcgtgcccTCCGGTCTCAACGTCAAGATCGCCGGCTTCTTCGACGGCACCATCGACCTCCAgcacctcggccttggcgaggccgacattgacgaccGCTACAAGATCGGCAAGAAGCTCAAGGCTCGTATCCTCTACGACACGGTCGCGTCCTCTGAGCGCCGCTTTGCGCTCTCGGCCCTCCCCCACATCTTcaacctcgcctcgcccctcgccgccgacaagaaGACGcctctcgagctcgccgtccccATCGGCAAGACCCTCCAGTCGGTCAAGGTTATCCGCGTTATCCCCGACTGGGGAGTCATCTGCCGCACCgatgacgacctcgagggctTTGCCCACATCTCGcaccttgccgacgagcgcgtcgcctcgctctcggcctcTACCGGCCAGTTCAAGCCCGGCACCTACCACCGTGCCCGTGTCATCGGCCATTCGCCCCTTGACGGCGTCCTGCTCCTCTCGTTTGAGGAGAAGGTCCTCAACCAGGTCTTCATGCaggttggcgagctcgaggtcggccaggtCCTCAAGGGTACCATTCGCCGCCTCTCCGACAAGGGTCTCTTTGTCAATGTCCAGggcagcgtcgacggcgtcgtctggCCCCTCCACTACGCCGACATCCGCCTCAAGCACCCTGAGAAGCGCTTCAAGGTCGGTTCGAGCATCAAGGTCCGCGTCTTCGCCATTGAGCCTGCTCGCAACCGCGTGGTCTTGACCGCCAAGAAGTCGCTCGTCGAGTCCGACCTCCCGGTCCTCAAGTCGTTCGCCGAtgtcaaggccggcgagatcacccccgccgtcgtGTCCAAGATCCTCGACAAGGGCTGCATCGTCGACCTTTTCGGCGGTCTCCGCGCCTTCATTCCCCAGTCTGAGGCCAGCCAGAACTTCATCGTCAACCTCAACGACATCTTCTTTGTCGGCAAGCCCGTCAACGTTCGCATCACTGAGGTTAACGAGGACTCCCAGAGGCTCGTCGCTTCCGTTCGCCAGGCTCTCCCCACTGCCatcgctgccgccaagctcgaggtcggcgaggaggtcaacGGTATCGTTGCCCAGAtccacgccgagcaggtcgttgTCTCGCTCGTCCCTAGCCAGCTCACCGCCCTCCTCTCGCTCAGCAACCTCTCCAACCACCGCGGAATGGGCGTTGACGAGCTTCGTGCCTCGCTCAAGGTCGGTGACAGGATTGACGACCTCGTTGTCGTCTCCAAGAACCCCACCTCTGGTCTTCTTATCGTTGCCAACAAGCGTGTCAAGGGCACCGTCAAGGCCGCTTCCGGCGTCTCTGCGTCCGCTCGTGCgattgacgagctcgtcgtcggcgatgtTATCCCCGGCCGCATCATCGCCAAGAACCCTCAGGGCGCCATGGTCAAGCTCGGCAACAACGTCCGTGGCCGTGTCGCGCCTACCGACTCTGCCGAcgatctcgccctcgctgctggcgacggcgctctcaacgtcgacgacacggtcATGTGCTACATCCTCAAGGTTGACGCTGCCGCGCGCAACATTGACCTCTCGACCCGCAAGTCGCGCGTCcagcccgaggccaaggacatCAAGATTGTCGACCCCGAGATCGCCTCGATCGCTGACCTCAAGGAGGGTCAGGCCATCCGTGGTCTTGTCCGCAGCGTCGCCAAGAACGGCGTGTTCGTCTCGATCGGCCGCAACGTCACTGCCCGTGTCATGATCAAGGAGCTCTTCGACGACTTCGTGAAGGACTGGAAGTCGCGCTTCACCGTCAACCAGCTTGTCTCGGGCAAGATCCTCAgcatcgacgccgacaacgagctTGTCGAGATGACGTTCAAGTCCAAGTCCAGCCCCCAGAAGGGAGCCAAGATCAGCATCACCGACTTCAAGGAGGGCCAGAAGGTCACTGCCGTCGTCAAGAAGGTCGAGCCCTACGGTCTCTTCCTCCGCATCGACGGCTCCAACATCAGCGGCCTGTGCCACAAGTCGGAGATCTCGGACAACAAGAAGCAGGACGTCAgccaggcgctcaagggcttccgcgagggcgaccagGTGCGCGCCGTCATCACGTCGGTTGACGccgacaagggcaagctcaACTTCAGCATCAAGGCCAGCCACTTTACCGATGAGTTCGCCAACGGAAAGGAGGACGGCATGGatgttgacgaggaggatgatgtcaaggaggagggtgacgatgacgaggatgaggacgacgacgaggatgaagagggcgaggagctgaAGCTTCTTGGctctgacgacgaggttgaggacGGAGAGGAGaacgatgacgaggacgatgaggaggaggagggtgatgacgacgatgaggaagagTCTgacggtgaggaggaggaggagatcgACACCGCCCCTGCCCACAGCTCCAAGGCTCAGAAGCGCGTCTCGACCGCCGGCGGCTCCACTGCCCTCTCCCTCGCTGGCGGCTTCGACTGGAGCGGCTCCAAGCCTGATGGCgagtccgactcggactctgACTCCGAGTCCGATGAGCCCGCCCCCAAGGCgtcggccaaggccaacggcaagaagaaggccgtcgacctcgctgcCACGGCACCTGGCGAGGGCCAGCCCGAGACGGCGTCCGAGTTTGAGCGTGCGCTTCTTGCGTCGCCCAACTCGTCATTCCTCTGGATCCAGTACATGTCGTTCCAGCTCCAGCTGCACGAGGTGGACAAGGCGCGCAAGATTGGCCGTCAGGCACTCGAGCGCATCGCGttccgcgaggaggaggagaagctcAATGTCTGGATGGCCCTTATCAACCTCGAGATTGGATTCGGCACCGACGAGAGCACAGAAAAGGTCTTCAAGGAGGCCGTGCAGTACAACGATGCGCGGACCGTGTACAACCGGTACGCTGACGCTCTGATTGCCGCTGGCAAgaacgagctcgtcgagcccgtcTACCAGAAGCTTCTCAAGAAGTTCTCTGCCTTCCCCGACTCGTGGGCGCGCTTTGCCGAGTTCTACCTCAAGAGCGGCAACGTTGAggctgctcgcgcgctgctgccccgTGCGCTGCAGTCATTGGACAAGTCGAAGC ACGTCGAGATGACCGAGAAGATGGCCGTCCTCGAGTTCAAGCACGGCGATGCAGAGCGTGGCAAGACGCTGTTCGAGGGCATTCTCGACCGCTACCCCAAGCGATTGGACGTGTGGAACGTCTATGTCGACCAGGTCGGCAAGACGGGCGACATTGCGACCGTGCGGAGTCTGATTGAgcgggcgctggcgcgcaaGTTGACGCAGAAGCGAGCCAA GTTCCTGTTCAAGAAGTGgctctcgctcgagtcgcgcatcggcgacgcggcgggccaggacaaggccaaggcgcgcgcacggGAATGGGTTCAGGCCAACGCCAAGCCGGCAgatgacgacagcgaggatgaggaggaggagagcgacgacgagtag
- the CPY1_0 gene encoding Carboxypeptidase Y, translating into MASPHLTWALLSPLILLLLTVVFAPQLQALTSYLETSPRTPLSITATRQLDCGDGAHDVISGWVHLPTGDMFWSLFQARRAAPGLVVHFQGGPGMSAFDHAFLGAGPCQLTKGANATLAALTPAPYPWTAHASLLVVDYPVGTGFSSYADPRHPRIAPNTSAAAAQDFDSFLQTFLTEFSNYATQPLVLHSVSYGGTYVPHIASVVNNKNEERSPGRIAKNIDAIVLGNPLGDMVAEMTWQYTTMCVDEPRIWGEYRCGDLLEKLPACQDALALAIEDNTTANRLNAREKYDPFDEDGFKLALRNRYDRREEHCVPIHKCFWWFEPLQSLMNTEPLRRLLGAPPTDVFQWPIIGPASVNFYNEADHYQSAYRLLTPALEAGTRLFVYSGKDDTICGWRSTLSWMRRLDSPHRAAFNNASFVPLLGGLAAGDVIGAGTDFTLLRVDDAGHLVEFDQPALVQAIIAAAVKGRNYNPLVTAPEPEHDPWWFTQWWWAAHFLQPVR; encoded by the exons ATGGCATCACCCCACCTCACCTGGGCCCTCCTCTCCCCGCTtatcctcctcctcctcactgTAGTCTTCGCCCCGCAGCTGCAGGCGCTCACTTCGTACTTGGAGACGTCACCCCGCACCCCCCTCTCGATCACAGCCACCAGGCAGCTCGACTGCGGAGACGGCGCACATGACGTGATCTCCGGCTGGGTCCACCTGCCCACAGGGGACATGTTCTGGTCCCTGTTccaggcgcggcgcgcggcgccgggcttGGTCGTGCACTTCCAAGGCGGGCCCGGTATGAGCGCGTTTGACCACGCCTTCCTCG GTGCTGGCCCTTGCCAGCTCACGAAGGGCGCCAATGCcaccctcgcggcgctcacaCCGGCCCCGTACCCATGGACCGCGCACGCCTCGCTCCTCGTTGTCGACTATCCGGTCGGCACAGGATTCTCGTCGTACGCAGACCCGCGCCACCCAAGGATCGCACCCAACACCTCGGCTGCAGCCGCACAAGACTTTGACTCCTTCCTGCAGACATTCCTGACCGAGTTCTCAAACTACGCCACCcagccgctcgtgctccaTTCTGTGTCTTACGGCGGGACATATGTGCCTCACATCGCGTCAGTGGTGAACAATAAGAATGAGGAACGTTCTCCTGGCCGAATTGCCAAGAACATTGACGCCATCGTCCTAGGTAACCCCCTCGGAGATATGGTCGCGGAAAT GACATGGCAGTACACCACCATGTGTGTCGACGAGCCCCGTATCTGGGGGGAGTACAGGTGTGGCGATCTCCTCGAGAAGTTGCCTGCGTGccaggacgcgctcgccctcgctaTCGAGGACAACACGACCGCGAACCGCCTCAACGCGCGGGAGAAGTACGACCCGTTCGACGAAGACGGGTTCAAGCTCGCCCTGCGCAACCGGTATGaccggcgcgaggagcat TGCGTCCCAATCCACAAGTGCTTCTGGTGGTTCGAGCCACTGCAGAGTCTTATGAACACCGAGCCACTGAGGCGTCTT ctcggcgcgccaccAACAGACGTCTTCCAGTGGCCGATCATCGGACCCGCCTCAGTGAACTTCTACAACGAGGCAGACCA CTACCAGTCTGCCTATCGCCTCCTCACGCCCGCGCTGGAAGCCGGGACCCGCCTCTTCG TCTACTCGGGCAAAGACGACACGATCTGCGGGTGGCGGAGTACGCTGTCATGG atgcgccgcctcgactcgCCACACCGCGCAGCGTTCAACAACGCGTCGTTCGTGCCccttctcggcggcctcgcggcgggcgatgTGATCGGTGCCGGGACTGACTTCACACTCCTCCGGGTCGATGACGCCGGCCATCTC GTCGAGTTTGACCAACCCGCCCTTGTGCAAgccatcatcgccgccgcggtcaAGGGCCGCAACTATAACCCGCTCGTGACGGCCCCAGAGCCAGAGCACGACCCGTGGTGGTTCAcccagtggtggtgggccgCGCACTTCCTGCAACCAGTCCGCTAA